A region from the Candidatus Limnocylindrales bacterium genome encodes:
- a CDS encoding ATP-binding protein, producing MTLSLGQRISLGICVLVIGLLGALLAISNVWITGAIVDRLAKDLTAADQTVAEVFRLRSQELSVQTRMLAGVPQIRAVIDTPGLDHATVLDAAQDARQMVGSDLLLLVDDRGRLLASATEPHRHGTNEAAAASVATALSGQVFEGMLVTEAGIYQVVGAPIAFADEKVAGALVTGFAVGDQLLSTLEKMTNAHVALWSSSVVQVSMSARPVFGQLAPKLVGTPGAMTTIDIEGGRYLLRVGEIGQTGVSYALARSLDAELGFYKALRTRLLATGAAVLVIALAWGLLYARRVARPIASLAASTARLAAGDLSTRVDVTSRDEVGQLAAAFNRMAGDLEARIEEDRQLAASRVALNAELKHVNEELKRKIEERRLAEEEIKRLNEDLERRVCERTAELEAANRQLESFSYSVSHDLRGPLRRIISFSQIMHEDAAERLTDADRDLLERIRSGALGMDRMIENLLEFSHVGHVKLERRPIDLTAMAHAITEELRASEPRRQVQVQIARDLRTSGDETLVRVALQNLLSNAWKFTARSGQPRIEVGAEAGNGTGPEFYVRDNGAGFDMEEAPKLFRVFERLHSAHDFGGHGIGLATVRRIIEHHGGQIRAEAAPGAGATFRFTLGT from the coding sequence ATGACTCTTTCGCTCGGACAGAGGATCTCGCTCGGCATCTGCGTGCTCGTCATCGGGCTGCTCGGTGCGCTGCTTGCCATTTCCAACGTCTGGATCACGGGCGCCATCGTCGACCGCCTCGCCAAGGATCTGACTGCCGCCGACCAGACCGTCGCCGAAGTGTTCCGCCTGCGATCGCAGGAGCTGAGCGTGCAGACGCGCATGCTCGCCGGCGTTCCACAGATCCGCGCCGTCATCGATACTCCCGGACTCGATCACGCCACGGTCCTCGATGCCGCGCAGGATGCCCGGCAGATGGTGGGAAGCGATCTGCTGTTGCTCGTCGACGACCGCGGCAGGCTGCTCGCCAGCGCCACCGAGCCCCATCGTCACGGCACCAACGAGGCGGCAGCCGCCTCCGTGGCCACGGCGCTTTCCGGACAGGTGTTCGAAGGCATGCTGGTCACCGAGGCGGGTATCTACCAGGTCGTGGGCGCGCCGATCGCATTCGCCGATGAAAAGGTCGCGGGTGCGCTGGTGACGGGATTCGCCGTCGGCGATCAGCTTCTGTCGACGCTCGAGAAGATGACCAACGCCCATGTCGCCCTGTGGTCGTCGTCGGTGGTGCAGGTCTCCATGTCCGCGCGTCCGGTCTTCGGACAGCTCGCACCGAAGCTCGTCGGCACGCCCGGTGCCATGACGACCATCGATATCGAAGGCGGTCGATACCTGCTGCGCGTAGGCGAGATCGGCCAGACCGGCGTCTCCTATGCGCTGGCGCGCTCGCTGGATGCCGAGCTCGGATTCTACAAGGCGCTGCGCACGCGTCTTCTGGCCACGGGAGCCGCCGTTCTCGTGATCGCGCTGGCGTGGGGCCTGCTGTACGCGCGGCGCGTGGCGCGTCCGATCGCGTCCCTGGCCGCCAGCACGGCACGGCTGGCGGCCGGCGATCTGAGCACCCGCGTCGACGTGACTTCACGCGACGAAGTCGGCCAGCTCGCTGCCGCCTTCAATCGCATGGCGGGCGATCTCGAAGCTCGCATCGAAGAAGACCGCCAGCTCGCCGCCAGCCGCGTCGCCCTCAACGCCGAGCTCAAGCACGTCAATGAGGAGCTGAAGCGAAAGATCGAGGAACGGCGCCTGGCCGAAGAGGAGATCAAGCGTCTGAACGAGGACCTGGAGCGGCGCGTGTGCGAGCGCACGGCCGAGCTGGAAGCGGCCAATCGGCAACTCGAATCGTTCTCGTATTCGGTGTCGCACGATCTTCGCGGACCGCTGCGGCGCATCATCAGCTTCAGTCAGATCATGCACGAAGATGCTGCCGAGCGGCTGACCGATGCGGACCGCGATCTTCTCGAGCGCATCCGCAGCGGCGCTCTCGGCATGGACCGGATGATCGAGAACCTGCTCGAGTTCTCGCACGTCGGGCACGTCAAGCTGGAACGCCGCCCCATCGACCTTACCGCAATGGCGCACGCCATCACCGAGGAGCTGCGCGCCAGCGAGCCGCGCCGTCAGGTGCAGGTGCAGATCGCCCGCGACCTTCGCACCAGCGGCGACGAGACGCTGGTGCGCGTGGCACTGCAGAACCTGCTCTCCAACGCATGGAAGTTCACCGCGCGCTCGGGCCAGCCTCGCATCGAGGTCGGTGCCGAGGCCGGCAACGGAACCGGGCCCGAGTTCTACGTGCGGGACAACGGAGCCGGGTTCGACATGGAGGAGGCGCCCAAGCTGTTCCGCGTCTTCGAGCGGCTGCACTCGGCGCACGATTTTGGTGGCCACGGCATCGGCCTGGCTACCGTTCGGCGCATCATCGAGCATCACGGCGGCCAGATACGGGCCGAAGCGGCGCCGGGCGCGGGAGCGACCTTCCGCTTCACGCTCGGCACCTGA